The following DNA comes from Opisthocomus hoazin isolate bOpiHoa1 chromosome 13, bOpiHoa1.hap1, whole genome shotgun sequence.
ccaccccccaccccaccccgctaCCCAGCGCCAAAATCCGGGTCCAAACCCACCTTCTCCTTGGGGAAAAATGGGAACAACAAAAACTAGAGGCGGGGGTGGGGGCGTGTGTGTGTTATTCCTGCTATTCCccattccctgcccccccccataATTAAAAAGGATGCTAATTAGCAAGGgggagccctgctgcagccccctctCCCCAGGCACTGCCAGGGCGGTGGGACCTGCGTCCAGGCGAGTTCAGCTTTGGTCCGAGGGGCAGTGGTCCCGACGCCGGCTGGGGGGGTGTTCTTCGGGGCTGGGCACCATTCATTGCCCCCACCCCAGTGTTGGGGGGAAGGTGGCGGGAGGGGGAGGTAGCGGGGTGGCCCCAAGGTCCCAGAGGGGGGGTTCTGCAGTGATGGGGAGGGGTGGAGGATGCGGGGATGCGTTTTGGCATCGGAGGGGGGGGGTCTTTATCCGGCAACGTGACGCACCCCGGTCtgggggttggaggggggggggacacgcgtgGGCTGGGGGAATGTGGGAGTGTTTTCCCCCTCCACACACGCACGCGTGCCCGCGCCGGGCCTACCACACCGCCGCCTCGCTGAGCTCCGGATTGGGGTGCGAGAGACCCCCGCTGTAGCCGCTATTGCTGGACATGGAGAAGGGGGGGCTGGGCCCCCGCTGAAGACCTCCCCCGGGATGGGGTGCAGCGAACCGGTCATCCCCGGCTCGGGGCTGGGGTGTCGGGATGCGAGATCATATCCGTGTACCTTTGGTTTTCTGAGGAGTGGTGTCCGCTTAGGGGGGGCTCCAAGGGTCCCAGGGGCGTGGAGCCGGGTCCTGAGTTCTGAAGGTAGCTGGGGTCGGCCGGGGACTGGGCTTGGGGAGGGCGGCCCGTGGGGGAAAAAGTCATAGTTGCCTCCCGGTCCGTAGTAGTCACCTTGGtaatctgcgggggggggggaggaaaggatgGAGCTGGTCCCCCGGGACCAAAAACCTTCCAAAATCCCACCCTGCCCTGACCCCAGGCTTGTCCTCCCTGCTGGCCCAGCCTGGTGGCCCCCCTCCGAAATATTCTGCTGGGGTGCGCGGCCCAACGCGGCAAATCTGAGCCCAGAGGGAGAAAGGAGCCTGTCCCGAGGGCTGCGGAGCTCAGCACCTCGCTCCCTGCCTGgccggggggaaggagggggtgcaggaggcagggaccccggggctggggcggctggggggggaggaTGGGCTCAGTTTAATTCTTAGttaatggagggggggggggcaaatgGTGTATATAGAAGAGGAATGGGGAAAATTTATATATACAAAAGGAAGGGGGACAACTATATATCTAAAGGGAAGGGGGACAAATGATATGTataatggggaaaaaacagtGTATACatacaatggagaaaaaaaatatgtatataaaatggGGAAAAGTATATACAAGTATCTAATATGGGGGaaaagtatatatatgtatatattgggggaaaagtatatatatgtatatattgagggaaaagtgtatatatatattgaaGGGGaaagtatatatatgtatacattgaGGGaaaagtatatatatgtatacattgggggaaaaagtatatatatgtatatgttagGGGGAAAAGTATATCTGTATACATTGGGGAaaaagtatatacatatatatattggGGAAAAGTATACATGTGTATACATTGGGGGAAAAAGTATACATGTGTATACATTTGGGGaaaagtatatatatgtataaaaatgggtaaaagtgtatatatatataattgggTAAAAGTGTATatataatggggaaaaaatatatatgtatagagggaaaaatatatatacataatgGGGAAATTATATATATGTTTAGCAGCCTGGAGGGGATCTAGAAACTAAACTGCGGGGCACCGAAGGGTGCcattttcagtctttgaaaatgcagcttacggggggggggggggggggggggaggggggcgaggcGTTGGGGCCGCCCCGCTGCGCCCATCCCGTCCCGTCGGGGCGGCGGTGACCCGCCATATGCTGCGGGCCCGGGCGGGGATTGGAACAAAAGCCCCGCAGCTGAGGCTTTGTTCGAGGGAGAGGGGGCCCCCCCAacgccccccgccctcccccgatGCCCGTCCCGTCGGGGGTCCGCTCCCGCGGAGGGGACAGGGAGcgggggaaggaaaaaacccgTGGGGGAGGAACAAAGGGaacggggaggagaaggggaaggaacggggggtggggggtgaagggggggtGTGGAGGGGCAGGGTCCCCGCGGACGGTCCCTCACCTCCGTAGTAGGTGTAGGGAGTCGAGCCGAGCATCTCGGACTCGTCGAGGCGGCCGCCGAGGGGCCGCATCCTGCGCGGGCTGCGGAAGAAGGCGTGCCGGCGGGCCCCCAGCGCGCTCAGCTGCTTCATCCGCCGCTCCTTGGACCGACGGTTCTGGAACCAGACCTACGGCCGGGCCGATGTCAGCACCCACCGGACACACCGCGGACCCCCGCCACCCGCTTGGaattcccccaccccaccccaaagtCTGGGGGTGGTGAGGAAGGGGATGGAAATCTTGCTCCTgcctgggaggggaaggggttTCCCATCGCTGGGTGGTTTTTAATGGCAAACACCAACCCCGCTGCGTGCTGCCGATCACCCCAACAGTTGCAtgaggggattgggggggggggggggggcacacgccAAATAATAAGGGTGATTAAAATCCTGGCTGCACCCCGCCATGCGCATCctcagcctgtctgtccctaccAGCAAGAGGGCAGCCAGAAAATACAAGGAGGGAGATATTTCCtttagggggggggggaagaaaggaggaaaagagggaaggaaaaggaggcggggggggaggaaCTCCAGATTGCGGCGGAGGTGGGCGGAAAGCGGGGAGCAGGGAGACGGGCACCTGCCGCGGCGGGTGGGGGGTCGGAaggatgaggatggagatggAAGGGGAGGAAGACGTGGCTGCCTCTCTACGGGGCATCGCCTCGTCCAAACTCCACGGCCTCACCCCCCTGCGTGCCTTCCCCCCGCTGTGGCGGGTGCCCACCCGTGTTCCCCGTGGACGTCGCATCCCTCCGGGGACTTCTCCTGCTCCCCTCCGCTGGGACTCGCGGCTCGGCTACCGGCAAAGCCAGAGAGTCCTCCCCTATTAATGCCTCTATTAAAGCCCATTAATCCCGACGTTTCCGCAGGGATTTTCCGCACGCAGGCAGCATGGTGGGAAAGCGTCAGGCTGCCCGCGGACACGCGAGGGCTTCGCCGTGCTTTCGCCAGGCCGAAGCGTCCCCCTCGCCGGGGACATCGGGGGACCCTGCTGCCACACCAGCGAGGCCGCGGAGGAGCCCGGCCGGCTCGAGGTTTGGGGCTGGTTTTCATCTCTTCCCATGGGGTCGGTGCGTTAAGGCATGGGGTGAGGGGGGTCCCCGCTAACCCACGGGAGAGTAGGGTGGGTGCTGGCTGGCCCTGGGGTGACGCTGGCGTGGGAAGGATGGGGTTTGCCTGCCTtgtctcctcctctgcctcagtGTCCCAGCCCCTCGCCAGTACCCAGAGGAGACCATCACGGCCTCGAAGCGTCTGGgttccccccagcacccctgctccttccctccccaccggGTCCGTCCCTGGTCTCCGCTCCCCGCGAGGGGAAATCACCCCCCCGATGGTCTGCTGTCATAGGAGTGATGTCACCCACCGGTCCCGTGACATCAtgctgtggggtggggagggccACGGCGAGGTCGGGGTGGGGGGCGAGCCGGGGCTGCCCTACCTGGATGACTCTCATGTTGAGGCCGGTCTCCTGGGCCAGCTGCTCGCGGATGTGGCGGGTGGGCTTGGGGGTGGCGGCGAAGGCAGCTTTGAGGGTCTCCAGCTGCTTGGCTTTAATGGTGGTGCGGGGCCCCCTCCGCTTGGTGCCCGAGTTCTGCTCCTCGTTCTCGTTGTTGGTGGTCTCCTTGTCCGAGGAGGTCGAGTTGTCTGTCTCCTTGGTGTCGTCCTGCATGGGGTCCTGGAGATCCGGGGACAAACTCCTGTCTGTACATGAGGACACTGTAAAGGAGACCcagagaggaaaggggggggggggggcggcgggtgaCTTAGGGGACAGAtcaaccccccccccttttcctttGCCCTCCCCGGCCCAGGCTGCTTTCCAGGAGAGTGGTTGGGGGGTGACGGAGAGCAGCGAGGGGTGCAGATTGCCTCtgcccccccttctcccccctgtACCCCGAAAGCATCTTCCCCCCAACATCACGCAGAGCTCCAGGCAAGCGTCGCCCGATCCAGCCCCGTGCACCGCGTTGCGCCGGCCgaggggagccggggagggggcgagcccc
Coding sequences within:
- the LHX5 gene encoding LOW QUALITY PROTEIN: LIM/homeobox protein Lhx5 (The sequence of the model RefSeq protein was modified relative to this genomic sequence to represent the inferred CDS: inserted 3 bases in 2 codons; deleted 2 bases in 1 codon), which produces MVHCAGCERPILDRFLLNVLDRAWHIKCVQCCECKCNLTEKCFSREGKLYCKNDFFRRFGTKCAGCSQGISPSDLVRKARNKVFHLNCFTCMVCNKQLSTGEELYIIDENKFVCKEDYLNSPTLKESGLNSVSSCTDRSLSPDLQDPMQDDTKETDNSTSSDKETTNNENEEQNSGTKRRGPRTTIKAKQLETLKAAFAATPKPTRHIREQLAQETGLNMRVIQVWFQNRRSKERRMKQLSALGARRHAFFRSPRRMRPLGGRLDESEMLGSTPYTYYGDYQGDYYGPGGNYDFFPHGPPSXQAQSPADPSYLQNSGPGSTPLGPLEPPLSGHHSSENQRYTDMISHPXHPSPEPGMTGSLHPIPGEVFSGPSPPFSMSSNSGYSGGLSHPNPELSEAAVW